One region of Quercus lobata isolate SW786 chromosome 2, ValleyOak3.0 Primary Assembly, whole genome shotgun sequence genomic DNA includes:
- the LOC115963733 gene encoding protein DMP3-like, translating into MSTPTIRSRPTVPTKEPSIKASDSATPNVDQDALNPSLQRQPSKQQRATQSLTSTVANLANLLPTGTLLAFQLLMPVFTQNGSCDSATRAMTLVLLALLALSCFLASFTDSVKNSDGQVYYGLATSKGLWLFDCPDLTFKASAAADVNKKREFRDWLHAVVSVLVFGAVALRDKNVVQCFYPTPGKETQEVLNIVPIGIGIICSLLFTVIPTTRHGIGYPVTPGK; encoded by the coding sequence ATGTCTACACCTACAATTAGATCAAGACCTACCGTGCCCACGAAGGAACCATCAATAAAGGCCTCCGACTCCGCAACCCCCAATGTTGACCAAGACGCCCTAAACCCCTCACTACAACGCCAACCATCTAAACAACAACGAGCAACACAAAGCCTAACAAGCACGGTAGCCAACCTAGCCAACCTCCTCCCCACGGGGACTCTTCTAGCATTTCAACTTCTCATGCCAGTCTTCACACAAAATGGATCATGTGACTCCGCCACACGCGCCATGACGCTTGTCCTCCTCGCCCTCCTTGCCCTCTCATGCTTCCTCGCTTCCTTCACTGACAGTGTCAAGAACTCGGATGGACAAGTCTACTATGGCCTTGCCACCTCCAAAGGGTTGTGGCTGTTTGATTGTCCAGACCTTACTTTTAAAGCCTCGGCAGCAGCTGATGTAAATAAGAAAAGAGAGTTTCGTGATTGGCTACATGCAGTTGTATCTGTATTGGTGTTTGGTGCTGTGGCTTTGAGAGATAAGAATGTTGTGCAATGCTTTTACCCAACGCCTGGGAAGGAGACTCAAGAGGTTCTAAACATTGTTCCAATTGGTATTGGGATCATTTGCAGCTTGTTGTTTACAGTAATTCCCACCACAAGGCATGGCATTGGTTACCCTGTTACACCTGGCAaataa
- the LOC115974040 gene encoding uncharacterized protein LOC115974040, with the protein MDFGTIYSNLQNGSKYLNSEDVYKDVQLIWRHWCKYNYKGDYVLELMTSVKKKFMKHWIAANLYCEPTQKTNGHSLPPMRYDTRRKKYVAKYPEGHMIGGPNQSQPQLIKNEPCHSQKLPQSISQPQASQPQAGSDIGSIANSPPHAGYTNDCAGQSHLPPHRDHGLRRKNYMLNHPVGPMINKHCQPKPQQPILSFNQSYHLQQPQQTTCQAQPSHPQADTGGQSPTNSVMGCSNYKSSCPSGPVINNPGSQQQIQEAPECHNQPCKSVCKPRKKRCRGPARCRFLWDLSDGERIDVSINRFGQPIGREAAKLSSFMGTIARNGYIAPLTYVSWKAVPYAAKEDMWQIVQSRFNIDPKGKSWVIKSLATKWRSFKSLVKAKYEQLRHRDRRVLPHQWPILISHWNSEREKVRTAINKACRAKMKDVHTLGRKSYARLREEEREKRPNGEEPTRDEMYILTHTHKDGKPVNEEAAAKISKLRELASQQPKTSNDRDDIFFKVMGQEKPGYVRTYGLVPNPSDVLGSTSSLTEAKMVATAEMSKMVEKMEAMEQRYTCMEAQITKMTSYMERFLKKQDEQSGSDG; encoded by the exons ATGGATTTTGGAACAATATACAGCAATCTTCAAAATGGTTCGAAGTATTTGAATTCTGAGGATGTATATAAGGATGTACAACTCATTTGGAGACATTGGTGCAAGTATAATTACAAAGGTGATTATGTTTTGGAACTTATGACAAGTGTGAAGAAGAAATTCATGAAGCACTGGATAGCAGCTAATTTGTACTGTGAACCAACTCAAAAGACCAATG GACATTCACTACCTCCTATGCGGTATGACACAAGGCGCAAAAAATACGTGGCTAAATATCCAGAGGGCCACATGATTGGCGGACCCAACCAGTCCCAGCCCCAATTGATCAAAAACGAACCATGTCACTCGCAGAAGCTGCCACAAAGCATTAGCCAACCACAGGCCTCCCAACCACAGGCTGGCAGTGATATCGGTAGCATAG CAAACTCACCACCTCATGCAGGCTATACAAATGATTGTGCAG GACAATCTCACTTACCACCTCATAGGGATCATGGCTTGAGGAGAAAAAATTACATGCTGAATCATCCGGTGGGTCCGATGATCAACAAACACTGCCAGCCTAAGCCACAGCAGCCCATACTAAGTTTCAACCAGTCATATCATTTACAGCAGCCGCAGCAGACGACTTGCCAAGCCCAGCCCTCCCATCCTCAGGCTGACACTGGAG GACAATCACCTACAAACTCTGTCATGGGGTGCAGTAATTATAAGTCAAGTTGTCCATCAGGTCCTGTGATCAACAATCCTGGTTCACAGCAGCAGATTCAGGAGGCCCCAGAATGCCACAACCAACCATGCAAGTCAGTGTGCAAGCCTAGGAAAAAGAGGTGTCGAGGCCCTGCACGATGCCGCTTCTTGTGGGACTTGTCTGATGGTGAGCGAATAGATGTTTCAATCAACAGATTTGGGCAGCCCATTGGCCGTGAGGCTGCCAAGCTCAGCAGTTTCATGGGTACCATAGCACGGAATGGCTACATTGCACCCCTTACTTATGTCAGCTGGAAGGCTGTACCTTATGCAGCCAAAGAGGATATGTGGCAGATTGTCCAG TCAAGGTTCAACATTGATCCGAAGGGGAAAAGTTGGGTCATTAAGTCTCTTGCAACAAAATGGAGGAGCTTTAAGTCCTTAGTAAAGGCTAAATATGAGCAACTAAGGCACCGTGATAGGAGGGTCCTTCCGCATCAATGGCCGATCCTCATATCCCACTGGAACTCTGAAAGGGAAAAG GTGCGAACTGCTATAAATAAGGCTTGCCGCGCAAAGATGAAGGATGTGCATACTTTAGGGAGGAAGAGCTATGCGAGGTTACGTGAGGAGGAG AGGGAGAAGAGGCCAAATGGGGAGGAGCCAACTAGGGATGAGATGTATATATTAACCCACACACATAAAGATGGGAAACCTGTTAATGAGGAAGCAGCAGCCAAAATT TCAAAGCTCCGTGAATTAGCATCTCAGCAACCAAAGACCTCAAATGACCGGGATGATATCTTCTTTAAAGTCATGGGACAAGAAAAACCTGGATACGTGCGCACATATGGCTTGGTACCAAACCCCTCTGATGTATTGGGCTCAACATCTAGCCTTACAGAGGCCAAGATGGTAGCTACTGCAGAGATGAGTAAGATGGTGGAGAAAATGGAGGCCATGGAGCAAAGATACACTTGCATGGAAGCACAGATAACTAAGATGACATCATACATGGAAAGATTCCTCAAGAAGCAA GATGAACAGAGTGGCAGTGATGGTTGA